A single Salmo trutta chromosome 14, fSalTru1.1, whole genome shotgun sequence DNA region contains:
- the LOC115147633 gene encoding uncharacterized protein DDB_G0290685-like isoform X2, which yields MGMCGLGERERERRRGGEEERQKERKSVTEGGREGEEMVLARKVEEEKVEKEREEDIEQSGDSGGGDANLVAVEGTAATSSSDPSLLSSIPPSTPLGSTTEQTKNEKEEEEKLDEEQLQSGGEASHAGPSEVAYSGPEQVTGEGLRTGLEVDVLGSEQPVVLGEEELDTEGVVEKNQEGDRGGCGSNEPEESPPRAPTPSITTTPISIPLEAGTEREHHGEVQSSPTQRERGAEDGAGAGTVANPRALSLAPADRVESAMPPPTKPSPGREGNNQAAVTPGGSEENNQAAVTPGGSEENNQAAVTPGGSEENNQAAVTPGGSEENNQAAVTPGGSEENNQAAVTPGGSEENNQAAVTPGGSEENNQAAVTPGGSEENSKAAVTPGGSEENNQAAVTPGGSEENNQAAVTPGGSEENNQAAVTPGGSEENNHSTTPDLTRADDDATVVDPFGALALNYVSDSQLNTITLTEKEEEEKEEGHEDATELVCGLIRELSYLNRVVMATHRELESLRRGNKTARPPPRRVFPPRRSEI from the exons atggGGATGTGtggtctgggagagagagagagggagaggaggagaggaggagaggaggagcggcagaaggaaagaaagagtgtgacggaaggagggagggagggagaagagatggTGCTGGCGAGGAAAGTGGAGGAGGAgaaagtggagaaagagagagaggaggacatcgAGCagagtggtgatagtggtggtggtgatgccAACCTGGTGGCTGTAGAAGGAACTGCAGCAACATCATCCTCTGATCCGTCCCTCctttcatccatccctccatccactcCTCTGGGGAGTACCACTGAGCAGACAAAGAacgagaaagaagaggaggagaagttAGATGAGGAGCAGCTTCAGTCAGGGGGAGAGGCAAGCCATGCAGGCCCCAGCGAAGTGGCTTATTCTGGGCCAGAGCAGGTCACAGGAGAGGGTCTCCGGACCGGCCTGGAGGTGGACGTACTGGGCAGTGAGCAgcctgtggtgttgggggaagAAGAGCTAGACACAGAGGGGGTTGTGGAGAAGAAccaggagggggacagggggggTTGTGGGTCTAATGAGCCAGAGGAGAGCCCCCCTAGGGCCCCTACACCATCCATCACCACTAcccctatctctatccctctgGAGGCTGGGACAGAGAGGGAGCACCACGGAGAGGTTCAGAGCTCACctacccagagagagaggggggctgaaGATGGGGCAGGGGCTGGGACTGTGGCCAACCCCCGGGCACTCAGTCTGGCCCCGGCTGACAGAGTAGAGTCCGCCATGCCTCCCCCCACAAAGCCAAGTCCTGGAAGGGAGGGGAACAACCAG GCTGCAGTGACACCTGGTGGCTCGGAGGAGAACAACCAGGCTGCAGTGACCCCTGGTGGCTCGGAGGAGAACAACCAGGCTGCAGTGACCCCTGGTGGCTCGGAGGAGAACAACCAGGCTGCAGTGACCCCTGGTGGCTCGGAGGAGAACAACCAGGCTGCAGTGACCCCTGGTGGCTCGGAGGAGAACAACCAGGCTGCAGTGACCCCTGGTGGCTCGGAGGAGAACAACCAGGCTGCAGTGACACCTGGTGGCTCGGAGGAGAACAACCAGGCTGCAGTGACCCCTGGTGGCTCGGAGGAGAACAGCAAGGCTGCAGTGACACCTGGTGGCTCGGAGGAGAACAACCAGGCTGCAGTGACCCCTGGTGGCTCGGAGGAGAACAACCAGGCTGCGGTGACACCTGGTGGCTCGGAGGAGAACAACCAGGCTGCAGTGACACCTGGTGGCTCGGAGGAGAACAACCAT TCCACCACCCCAGACCTGACCAGAGCCGATGATGATGCTACTGTCGTTGACCCGTTTGGAGCGCTGGCTCTGAACTATGTGTCTGACTCTCAACTCAACACCATCACTCTGac tgagaaagaggaagaggagaaagaggaagggcATGAAGACGCTACAGAACTGGTCTGTGGCCTAATCAGAGAACTCTCCTACCTAAA TCGGGTAGTGATGGCTACCCATCGGGAGCTAGAGTCTCTTCGCCGTGGCAACAAGACAGCGAGGCCTCCCCCACGCCGTGTCTTCCCCCCACGACGCTCTGAGATCTAG
- the LOC115147904 gene encoding uncharacterized protein LOC115147904 has product MTKKRKQTTSFTPPQPRSLRSRKRKCCDESEEIAPSGEAVEAQPSHLEQQDTEGRVLNTTSPPKDPHHPLTACTTHPSQQANKAGDTTAPKQEGDPVEESPVVTGFEGEQAIGGAVEGAGTEEAVPTNQDGGDSPQEDHSVESSVKDDEDREEEDIKTQSFLSFPPHPLTAAQPQPSLLPSKEVNVGDGDSQTDNEEEQCGEKNPKPKMEEHDSEQQEAIDDRGWRRTDLWKHQ; this is encoded by the exons ATGACCAAAAAACGAAAGCAAACCACAA GTTTCACACCTCCCCAGCCTAGGTCACTCAGATCAAGGAAGAGAAAGTGCTGTGATGAGTCAGAGGAGATCGCCCCCTCTGGAGAGGCAGTGGAAGCACAGCCCTCACACCTAGAACAG CAGGACACTGAGGGAAGAGTGTTAAACACCACCTCTCCTCCTAAAGATCCCCACCACCCTCTGACGGCCTGTACTACTCATCCATCTCAGCAGGCTAACAAAGCGGGAGATACCACTGCACCCAAGCAAGAGGGTGATCCAGTGGAGGAAAGTCCGGTTGTGACTGGCTTCGAGGGAGAACAGGCCATTGGAGGGGCTGTGGAGGGGGCGGGCACAGAGGAGGCAGTTCCAACCAATCAGGACGGTGGAGATAGTCCACAGGAAGACCATAGTGTGGAGTCCTCCGTTAAAGATGACGAGGATAGAGAAGAAGAAGACATCAAGACACAGAGTTTCCTTAGCTTCCCCCCACACCCACTGACTGCAGCACAGCCCCAGCCCTCCCTGCTTCCTTCCAAGGAGGTCAACGTTGGGGACGGGGACAGTCAAACCGACAATGAAGAGGAGCAGTGTGGAGAGAAGAACCCGAAGCCCAAAATGGAGGAGCACGACAGTGAACAGCAGGAGGCTATAGATGACAGAGGA TGGAGGAGGACAGATCTGTGGAAGCACCAgtga
- the LOC115207148 gene encoding nanos homolog 3-like: protein MNAMICQLQDLPPYMESENKSFQPWRDYMKLADLVREMQLGRFTPEPLTVDGHDSGICSTMVEFEEFPPRALLSPITPVATPPLWHEMEPLDSEIVLLHEDAPLWPSSTEGPEPPTAASRSPAGTRGQSGRNTPEEVPSPERKFCSFCKYNGQSESVYSSHSLKDQDGDMMCLYLRLYVCPLCGVSGAQAATKHHCPLVETTYSSVYVMSSGVKYFGEILESTT from the coding sequence ATGAACGCTATGATTTGTCAACTCCAAGACCTACCGCCTTACATGGAGTCCGAAAACAAGAGTTTCCAACCGTGGCGTGACTACATGAAGCTAGCTGACCTAGTGCGGGAGATGCAGTTAGGCAGGTTCACCCCAGAACCGTTAACCGTTGACGGTCATGACTCCGGGATATGCTCGACCATGGTGGAATTTGAAGAGTTCCCGCCGCGAGCCTTGCTGTCACCGATAACACCTGTGGCGACACCACCACTATGGCACGAAATGGAACCCCTGGATTCCGAAATCGTCCTCTTGCATGAAGACGCTCCTTTATGGCCGAGCAGCACCGAGGGTCCCGAGCCCCCTACAGCAGCGTCCAGATCCCCCGCGGGCACCCGGGGCCAGAGTGGGAGAAACACGCCGGAGGAGGTGCCATCACCTGAGCGAAAGTTCTGCAGCTTCTGCAAATACAACGGGCAGTCTGAGTCTGTGTATTCGTCCCACAGCCTCAAGGACCAGGATGGGGACATGATGTGCCTGTACCTGCGGCTGTATGTCTGCCCTCTCTGCGGGGTCTCCGGGGCCCAAGCCGCCACCAAGCACCATTGTCCCCTGGTCGAAACCACCTACAGCTCTGTCTATGTCatgtccagtggtgtaaagtactttggtgaaatacttgaaagtactacttaa
- the LOC115147633 gene encoding uncharacterized protein DDB_G0290685-like isoform X1, whose product MGMCGLGERERERRRGGEEERQKERKSVTEGGREGEEMVLARKVEEEKVEKEREEDIEQSGDSGGGDANLVAVEGTAATSSSDPSLLSSIPPSTPLGSTTEQTKNEKEEEEKLDEEQLQSGGEASHAGPSEVAYSGPEQVTGEGLRTGLEVDVLGSEQPVVLGEEELDTEGVVEKNQEGDRGGCGSNEPEESPPRAPTPSITTTPISIPLEAGTEREHHGEVQSSPTQRERGAEDGAGAGTVANPRALSLAPADRVESAMPPPTKPSPGREGNNQAAVTPGGSEENNQAAVTPGASEENNQAAVTPGGSEENNQAAVTPGGSEENNQAAVTPGGSEENNQAAVTPGGSEENNQAAVTPGGSEENNQAAVTPGGSEENNQAAVTPGGSEENNQAAVTPGGSEENSKAAVTPGGSEENNQAAVTPGGSEENNQAAVTPGGSEENNQAAVTPGGSEENNHSTTPDLTRADDDATVVDPFGALALNYVSDSQLNTITLTEKEEEEKEEGHEDATELVCGLIRELSYLNRVVMATHRELESLRRGNKTARPPPRRVFPPRRSEI is encoded by the exons atggGGATGTGtggtctgggagagagagagagggagaggaggagaggaggagaggaggagcggcagaaggaaagaaagagtgtgacggaaggagggagggagggagaagagatggTGCTGGCGAGGAAAGTGGAGGAGGAgaaagtggagaaagagagagaggaggacatcgAGCagagtggtgatagtggtggtggtgatgccAACCTGGTGGCTGTAGAAGGAACTGCAGCAACATCATCCTCTGATCCGTCCCTCctttcatccatccctccatccactcCTCTGGGGAGTACCACTGAGCAGACAAAGAacgagaaagaagaggaggagaagttAGATGAGGAGCAGCTTCAGTCAGGGGGAGAGGCAAGCCATGCAGGCCCCAGCGAAGTGGCTTATTCTGGGCCAGAGCAGGTCACAGGAGAGGGTCTCCGGACCGGCCTGGAGGTGGACGTACTGGGCAGTGAGCAgcctgtggtgttgggggaagAAGAGCTAGACACAGAGGGGGTTGTGGAGAAGAAccaggagggggacagggggggTTGTGGGTCTAATGAGCCAGAGGAGAGCCCCCCTAGGGCCCCTACACCATCCATCACCACTAcccctatctctatccctctgGAGGCTGGGACAGAGAGGGAGCACCACGGAGAGGTTCAGAGCTCACctacccagagagagaggggggctgaaGATGGGGCAGGGGCTGGGACTGTGGCCAACCCCCGGGCACTCAGTCTGGCCCCGGCTGACAGAGTAGAGTCCGCCATGCCTCCCCCCACAAAGCCAAGTCCTGGAAGGGAGGGGAACAACCAGGCTGCAGTGACCCCTGGTGGCTCGGAGGAGAACAACCAGGCTGCAGTGACCCCTGGTGCCTCGGAGGAGAACAACCAGGCTGCAGTGACACCTGGTGGCTCGGAGGAGAACAACCAGGCTGCAGTGACCCCTGGTGGCTCGGAGGAGAACAACCAGGCTGCAGTGACCCCTGGTGGCTCGGAGGAGAACAACCAGGCTGCAGTGACCCCTGGTGGCTCGGAGGAGAACAACCAGGCTGCAGTGACCCCTGGTGGCTCGGAGGAGAACAACCAGGCTGCAGTGACCCCTGGTGGCTCGGAGGAGAACAACCAGGCTGCAGTGACACCTGGTGGCTCGGAGGAGAACAACCAGGCTGCAGTGACCCCTGGTGGCTCGGAGGAGAACAGCAAGGCTGCAGTGACACCTGGTGGCTCGGAGGAGAACAACCAGGCTGCAGTGACCCCTGGTGGCTCGGAGGAGAACAACCAGGCTGCGGTGACACCTGGTGGCTCGGAGGAGAACAACCAGGCTGCAGTGACACCTGGTGGCTCGGAGGAGAACAACCAT TCCACCACCCCAGACCTGACCAGAGCCGATGATGATGCTACTGTCGTTGACCCGTTTGGAGCGCTGGCTCTGAACTATGTGTCTGACTCTCAACTCAACACCATCACTCTGac tgagaaagaggaagaggagaaagaggaagggcATGAAGACGCTACAGAACTGGTCTGTGGCCTAATCAGAGAACTCTCCTACCTAAA TCGGGTAGTGATGGCTACCCATCGGGAGCTAGAGTCTCTTCGCCGTGGCAACAAGACAGCGAGGCCTCCCCCACGCCGTGTCTTCCCCCCACGACGCTCTGAGATCTAG
- the LOC115147633 gene encoding uncharacterized protein DDB_G0290685-like isoform X3 — MGMCGLGERERERRRGGEEERQKERKSVTEGGREGEEMVLARKVEEEKVEKEREEDIEQSGDSGGGDANLVAVEGTAATSSSDPSLLSSIPPSTPLGSTTEQTKNEKEEEEKLDEEQLQSGGEASHAGPSEVAYSGPEQVTGEGLRTGLEVDVLGSEQPVVLGEEELDTEGVVEKNQEGDRGGCGSNEPEESPPRAPTPSITTTPISIPLEAGTEREHHGEVQSSPTQRERGAEDGAGAGTVANPRALSLAPADRVESAMPPPTKPSPGREGNNQAAVTPGGSEENNQAAVTPGASEENNQAAVTPGGSEENNQAAVTPGGSEENNQAAVTPGGSEENNQAAVTPGGSEENNQAAVTPGGSEENNQAAVTPGGSEENNQAAVTPGGSEENNQAAVTPGGSEENSKAAVTPGGSEENNQAAVTPGGSEENNQAAVTPGGSEENNQAAVTPGGSEENNHSTTPDLTRADDDATVVDPFGALALNYVSDSQLNTITLTRVVMATHRELESLRRGNKTARPPPRRVFPPRRSEI; from the exons atggGGATGTGtggtctgggagagagagagagggagaggaggagaggaggagaggaggagcggcagaaggaaagaaagagtgtgacggaaggagggagggagggagaagagatggTGCTGGCGAGGAAAGTGGAGGAGGAgaaagtggagaaagagagagaggaggacatcgAGCagagtggtgatagtggtggtggtgatgccAACCTGGTGGCTGTAGAAGGAACTGCAGCAACATCATCCTCTGATCCGTCCCTCctttcatccatccctccatccactcCTCTGGGGAGTACCACTGAGCAGACAAAGAacgagaaagaagaggaggagaagttAGATGAGGAGCAGCTTCAGTCAGGGGGAGAGGCAAGCCATGCAGGCCCCAGCGAAGTGGCTTATTCTGGGCCAGAGCAGGTCACAGGAGAGGGTCTCCGGACCGGCCTGGAGGTGGACGTACTGGGCAGTGAGCAgcctgtggtgttgggggaagAAGAGCTAGACACAGAGGGGGTTGTGGAGAAGAAccaggagggggacagggggggTTGTGGGTCTAATGAGCCAGAGGAGAGCCCCCCTAGGGCCCCTACACCATCCATCACCACTAcccctatctctatccctctgGAGGCTGGGACAGAGAGGGAGCACCACGGAGAGGTTCAGAGCTCACctacccagagagagaggggggctgaaGATGGGGCAGGGGCTGGGACTGTGGCCAACCCCCGGGCACTCAGTCTGGCCCCGGCTGACAGAGTAGAGTCCGCCATGCCTCCCCCCACAAAGCCAAGTCCTGGAAGGGAGGGGAACAACCAGGCTGCAGTGACCCCTGGTGGCTCGGAGGAGAACAACCAGGCTGCAGTGACCCCTGGTGCCTCGGAGGAGAACAACCAGGCTGCAGTGACACCTGGTGGCTCGGAGGAGAACAACCAGGCTGCAGTGACCCCTGGTGGCTCGGAGGAGAACAACCAGGCTGCAGTGACCCCTGGTGGCTCGGAGGAGAACAACCAGGCTGCAGTGACCCCTGGTGGCTCGGAGGAGAACAACCAGGCTGCAGTGACCCCTGGTGGCTCGGAGGAGAACAACCAGGCTGCAGTGACCCCTGGTGGCTCGGAGGAGAACAACCAGGCTGCAGTGACACCTGGTGGCTCGGAGGAGAACAACCAGGCTGCAGTGACCCCTGGTGGCTCGGAGGAGAACAGCAAGGCTGCAGTGACACCTGGTGGCTCGGAGGAGAACAACCAGGCTGCAGTGACCCCTGGTGGCTCGGAGGAGAACAACCAGGCTGCGGTGACACCTGGTGGCTCGGAGGAGAACAACCAGGCTGCAGTGACACCTGGTGGCTCGGAGGAGAACAACCAT TCCACCACCCCAGACCTGACCAGAGCCGATGATGATGCTACTGTCGTTGACCCGTTTGGAGCGCTGGCTCTGAACTATGTGTCTGACTCTCAACTCAACACCATCACTCTGac TCGGGTAGTGATGGCTACCCATCGGGAGCTAGAGTCTCTTCGCCGTGGCAACAAGACAGCGAGGCCTCCCCCACGCCGTGTCTTCCCCCCACGACGCTCTGAGATCTAG